The window tattgtttgtccataaaattttgataacatTTTCCATGCACAACTCAACAATGTAACAATGTGATCTTAAATgacatcttttatttttatttccacGTATTCCATTTTGAGACATCTTTTATTTCCAATGATCCATAAAACCTTAAACCAAACAACAACTTTTgtgattgttttaaataatataacggttgaaaatatttataaataaaataaaatataattgtgaTTGACACTTTTAAACATCTATCAATGTTACAacttatcaaaatttaatatcgGGTGGGTGGGATAGAATGAAaagttattcaaatttaagcTTGAGTGGGATAAAATCAGAACTTTTGTAGCAAAATGAGGTTTTTATTATCGTGGCCTCGATGATTCGCCTCCCCACATATcgtaaaaaacaaatagaaaccTTTTGtcttaaaacaaaagataacGAAAATAGAGAACGGAggaatcaaatatatttcaGCTAAGAAAACTGACAATTTGCTATAGAGATTTCTTTAGAGACTAAcggatatttttttattgtcttgCAAAGCAATAAAAGAAGCGTATCAAGAATGGGATTGAGGGCAATAAGTTtctcatttaatttgtataaaaaatgGAATCTTTTAAAGGAAATGGAAGAGATTCATTACCTCCATTTTCAGCCTTCTATTATTCTAAAACCCTGCTGCTTTGTAGCTTTCCCTCTGCCTTCTTTGTTGCTTCTATTTTCTTACTCCCAATTCAGTTCCCCCTGTTCCCATTCAGAAGAAACAGAACAATTAGAAACACATTGCAATGGAAAAACAAAGCCTCCTTTGTTTAACAGATACAAGCAGCTCTGACAGTCCTCTTCATTCCTCCACCCTTCACATTACTCATTCAggtttttcctctctctctctcgttcTCTTTAACTCTAACGTAGGTTAAATGACCGTTTCGATATCACGGTTGGCATATGGTTCATTTCAATCTAGTCCATGTGGTTTGGTTAAATTGACTCTAGTATTACTAGACTAGatgtatttttctaaatgttaaTATTAGTATAGCTCGGTGGGtaattgatatactttttttcttgagGTCGGAGTTTAAAATCTCCAGACTAATGTAGTTGtacaagaaaaagagagacaagAAAAAGTATTTTCCTAGATGTGGTAGAGATAAAATGAGCTGGTATTCAAATGGATGAACTTcctttcttaaataaattgaGTTTAAAATAGATGAATCAGTTAAACTGGATGAAAGTCTAATGCATTTAGTTTTCACAAATACTTCAAAACTAAGAAACCAAAGactaaaatttgttatttaggCTATGAAGTATCTTTTGTTGACTGAAATATTAACCACTTCCAACTGTAACAGacataaacaagaaaatgaaggcAATAGTGACCCTTTTGGAAGAAGATGGGCATTTCCGAAACAGAAACCTAGAAATCAAATACATGCTTGAAGAGTACAACAGAACTTACCAAGCCTTGGCTGAAAAATATGACTGTTTAAAGTTCATAATTGTGAACACTCTCTATTCCTCGTTGTCTTCGCCTTCTGATGCCGAGATATTTCAATGCAATTTCAGAAGTCTAGATATGAAGTCTGCTGCAATTGATGACAACCAGAAAGACAAATATGACATCTTCAGCGAAGAGTTCCTGATCAAGCTAAGAGATGAATTGGTTGTCTCAAGTAAGCTGTGTAGTCAGAATTCTGAAAAAATAGTTGATGCCCATACAATGTATGGAAGAATCACGGGTCATGCTGAAATAGATAAAACTGAAACAAAGATGAACGAGCTTGACATACGACAGGTCAAAGATGTACATCCATCAGTGGGTATTGATAGGTGGGAGAGCAGATGGACTGAACTAAACTCACAAGTGACAATGCTCATGGAGGAAAATCTGCATCATCAGGAGGAGTTAACTAGGAGAAAcaatgaaaagagagaagcCATTAAAGAACTTCAGCAACAGATACAAAGCCTCAAGAGTGAGAACAGGGCCCTCCAGAGTGCTCTCAGattcacaaaagaaaagttgaagcCATATCAGTCCCCAATTTCACGACTAGCAGCAgcaatttcaaacaaattattgatGCGAGGTTGTTCTTGACCTGAATTTCAGTGGCTCAGCAATAGATCATTCAACATTCAATCCAAGCACACTCAATCCTGTAAtctgaaattgaaattttaattgaagttGAAGAGCTAGTCGATGGAGCTGGCTCTTTTCTGATTTCTTTCGAGCATATGTCATGTTTAGTAAGATTGATATTCAATCCCAGGCTCAGTTACAGTTCAGATGCTTCGTTCTTCTGTGCATTCAGTACattgataaatataattaagcaGAAAATAGTATGTAGAGTAGCTTTCAGCTGCATGTAACCCTTCTAGTAAGAATTTTTTAGGAAGCAATCCTTCCTACGACTGGTAAGCTTTGATCTTAGGAAACCCAGTAAAATGTAACTAGACTCTTTCCAGAGCATTCATGTGCTTCGTTCTTTACGATCtgatcaaatcaaatcaattcaaaGTACTTAATCAAGTCCTTAATTAAGTGTCACCAATAATCCCCGCAAGAACACACCCCATCCTTAAAATGATGAAATCTCTTTGAATCTCGGACCACAAAGTCTCGATGAACGAGTTTAGAAATTAGCTTAATGACAGTATGACAGTCTCCACAGACCCTAAGATTTTTAATGATGTTTATGGTTGTTCCAGGAGCAGAGTTCATCACTCCAAAGGCAACAGCAAGTTTCTCACTGTGAACTCTTAAAAtgatttctttctcctcttcatCAACATCATGAAGAACTGAGGTCATATTTGGCACATAGCCTATCTTTTGAAGCTCCAAGGTTAATTTCtccaaatatttgtatatCATCTCATGATGAGGATGCTCTTTATCTCCAACCAGAAAAACATGTACTCTGCCTTTCAGTTCAACCAGACTGAAGCCAGGTGGTTTAACCAATTGACGGTTCTTCATTAGCATCCTCATCCTTTCAACATCAGCCCACCTTCCAGCATCTGCATAGAGGTTAGAAAGTAAAACATAGTACCCACAATTATCTGGATCGAGTTCAAACAATTTCTGAGCAGCAATCTCGCCAAGGTCCACATTCTTGTGGATTCTACAAGCCCCAAGAAGAGAGCCCCAGACAACAAAATCAGGTTTCATCTTCATTCTCTTGATTAAATTGTAAGCTTCATTGAGGCATCCTGCACGTCCAAAAAGATCAACCATGCAACCGTAATGCTCGATACCTGGCTCAATATCATATTTATGCTTCATGGCATTAAACCAGTGCCAGCCTTCTTCCACCAAACCAGCATGGCTGCATGCAGCAAGAACTGATACAAAAGTGATGTAATTTGGCTTCACTCCAGCCCGAACCATCTTGTAGAAGATGTCGAGAGCTTCTTTGGCACGGCCATGCATGCCATAACCAGCAACCATGGCCGTCCATGACTTAACATTCTTTTCCTTCATACgatcaaaagttttttttgccATTTCAACTCTACCACATTTGCAATACATGTCAATTATGGAGGTTCCAACACACACATTATACTCCAAATCCATCTTTATCACCTACATGAATCAGCAgattaaacattattatttgttcGTACTGAGATTATGAGATTTAAAGCAGCTAGTAATGGAGAAAAAAGACTAATGATAATACCAAGAGTTGCAACATTGACagacaaattttattacaataaATGGCTCAAATTCATATCTTGGGTCTTCAACTCCTCTGGCACACATTGAAAACCAACTAAACCTATCTAATCAATTTCGTTTAATCAGTCTCAACTAAACCAATCTGCTCGGGGGGTAGTCTCAAACTCTGCCCCTAGGTTGTTCTCTTCTGTTCTTTTGCTATAGTCTCtgtttcttatttaataataatcatacataaataaaaactgGTCTGAAGTGTGTTTACCGGTAAAACAATGAAGGAATGAGAAATAGTCAGTCAGTTTAAATGGGATAGATTTTGACAACTTTGATTAACCAATTTTATAAGTGATCCAAAATCCTAATATGTGTCCATATCATGCATAATTAATCTACTTACAATCTtcaataaatggaaaaaaaatgtacctAACTATCAATTATAATGGTCTAGCCAATCCAAGTATAGCTCATTGAATAAACCACCAATTACGAACCCAAGTGTCGATGGTTTGATCTCTCTTTTTTGCatttgttgaactaaaaataagGTTTCTATGGAAAATTAACCAAGGTAAGTTTTACCAACCactaataaaacaaacaagattcttttttttctaaaatggaTACTTCATAAGACAAATAAGATATAAACCAAAAATTTAATGATTGAGAACTATAATCACCTGATCATGAATACACTTGCCAGCCCTCAATGCCCCAGCATGAGCACAAGCCAACAAAACAGCCGATAGTGTCACTGCATTGTAACGAACACCAACATGCCTCACCATTCCATGGAAAACTTCCAAAGCCTCCCCAGACAACCCACTTTGAGCATACACTGCAATCATTGAATTCCAAGAAATGTCATCTTTCTCTTCCATCCAATCAAACACCTTTTTAGAAACCAAAGGCTGCCCACATTTTGCATACGCATCCATCAATGTGTTTCCAACTCCAATACTCCCATCAAAGCCTTTCTTTACCACGAAGCCATGAACTCCTTCAGTAATCCCCTTCCCAGATACACGAGAACAGGCGGATAAAACCGAAACCATGACAACTGAATCAAGAGGCACGTTATTGCCATCTTCAACCTCTGTTTCTTCCTCCAGGAAGTCTTTGAAAAGCAACAATGCGTTATCTGCTTGCTCATTTTGGACGTAACTGCAAAGAGTATGAATTCAAGATTATAATTTGCTCGGATCTACCAACTGAAATAATGCTTGGCGATTTAGAATGGTTATCTGAGTCGCTAGAGCTACTAGAATATTAATTCCTCTTcaattgattttcacttggTGGGTATTATCTAATTTCAAACCTACATATGAGAAGAGTATTGAGAATATGAGCAAAACACTAAATTTATACAACCCCTTAGCAAGTAGGAGGAAGTCATGTATTGATGGTCATGTGTCCAAACTCAAATGTTGAAAACTAAGAATTAAGAGTACGAATAAAAGATAGCATAAATACTAACTTTATGTCACGTTTAATAACcaattaacatttttgtttttgaaagaCATGCTTGTTTTTTCACGGAATCTTTAAAAGGGCTTTCATGTTAACTCAACAGACATTGAATTCTTTgccaaattcaaaaaaaaaaaaagaagaagtttttaaaaaataattttagttttcaaaactttgcttggattttgaaaataccCTTAAAGGATTAACAAAGGAACATATTGATGGAAATAGTgattataagcttaattttcgAATATCAAACGGTTGTGAACAGGACTTCAATTTTCAAGTTAAGTGGTAGCTTAACAAGTGAAGAAAcgtataaagaaaatgaatcacGTCTTTAGTAACTTATCAGCTAAAATTTGTAGGTGCAGTGACGGTTTAACATGATAGGCCTTGAGTTCGAACTCTAGAAGTGGAGATAGAGTTAAGAATCAGAATAAAAGTTCAACTTCACTCATTCTATTGACGTAAGCTTTCTGAGAGCATGAATTACAAGATTACCCGGTAATCATTGACGTCCAAGATACGACGTTTCGAAGGGGAATTTCGTCGAACAGTGCACGTGCATCCTTCAACTGGCCACATTTGGAGTACATATCGATAAGGGCGGAGGAGACGAAGAGATCAGTTTCGAAGCCGAAGACAAAAGCTTGCTGGTGAGACATCCTGCCGGAGACAAGATCGCAGAGAGCAGAACAGGATTTGATGGTGCAGGGAAAAGAGGAGCGAGTGGGAATGAGGCCCAGCTTCCGCAAGGAGGAGAAGGCTCGAAGAGCTTCAACCGAATCGCCACCGCGAGCCAAATCGGCGATGACAGAGTTCCATGAATGGACATTTGATTTATCAACGTATTTGTAGAACCAAGTGGCAAGATTGGAACTGGTTGAGTATTGGCGCCAACAGAGTTTCAAATGGAAGACCAATTTGATTGAACGTTGATTTGGGATTCCCATTCTCAAATCATATAGTAGAAGATTTATTGTTTCTCCTTAGCTTTCGTTTTCATAATTCTTGTTTCTCGTTGGCAGCAAGCAGATCCAGTTCAATTTTCCCGGGAGAAGACTGGACAGCGCCATGACCTATTAATTAGATAAAAGCTTCATACGAACTACTACTTGACCTACCTTTGTtttagaattcaaattttgtaacctttcctccaaaattaaattatgaaatattgTTATGGATGCTccactcttctcttttttctttttttactagttacaattttttttatcctcttttcttttttaacaatttatttggGACTAacgtttctttttaaaagatttgtaaaaatagggttcatttaaaacatatgacaaaaataagagagaaagGCAAACTATGGTTAAAAAATAGGGTGATTTACGAACTGACCATGATTCTGATCTCCTACAACATCCTTACCCTATCGTCATCGT of the Cucumis sativus cultivar 9930 chromosome 3, Cucumber_9930_V3, whole genome shotgun sequence genome contains:
- the LOC105434918 gene encoding uncharacterized protein LOC105434918, with translation MEKQSLLCLTDTSSSDSPLHSSTLHITHSDINKKMKAIVTLLEEDGHFRNRNLEIKYMLEEYNRTYQALAEKYDCLKFIIVNTLYSSLSSPSDAEIFQCNFRSLDMKSAAIDDNQKDKYDIFSEEFLIKLRDELVVSSKLCSQNSEKIVDAHTMYGRITGHAEIDKTETKMNELDIRQVKDVHPSVGIDRWESRWTELNSQVTMLMEENLHHQEELTRRNNEKREAIKELQQQIQSLKSENRALQSALRFTKEKLKPYQSPISRLAAAISNKLLMRGCS
- the LOC105434920 gene encoding pentatricopeptide repeat-containing protein At3g26782, mitochondrial is translated as MGIPNQRSIKLVFHLKLCWRQYSTSSNLATWFYKYVDKSNVHSWNSVIADLARGGDSVEALRAFSSLRKLGLIPTRSSFPCTIKSCSALCDLVSGRMSHQQAFVFGFETDLFVSSALIDMYSKCGQLKDARALFDEIPLRNVVSWTSMITGYVQNEQADNALLLFKDFLEEETEVEDGNNVPLDSVVMVSVLSACSRVSGKGITEGVHGFVVKKGFDGSIGVGNTLMDAYAKCGQPLVSKKVFDWMEEKDDISWNSMIAVYAQSGLSGEALEVFHGMVRHVGVRYNAVTLSAVLLACAHAGALRAGKCIHDQVIKMDLEYNVCVGTSIIDMYCKCGRVEMAKKTFDRMKEKNVKSWTAMVAGYGMHGRAKEALDIFYKMVRAGVKPNYITFVSVLAACSHAGLVEEGWHWFNAMKHKYDIEPGIEHYGCMVDLFGRAGCLNEAYNLIKRMKMKPDFVVWGSLLGACRIHKNVDLGEIAAQKLFELDPDNCGYYVLLSNLYADAGRWADVERMRMLMKNRQLVKPPGFSLVELKGRVHVFLVGDKEHPHHEMIYKYLEKLTLELQKIGYVPNMTSVLHDVDEEEKEIILRVHSEKLAVAFGVMNSAPGTTINIIKNLRVCGDCHTVIKLISKLVHRDFVVRDSKRFHHFKDGVCSCGDYW